The following DNA comes from Microcella sp..
AGGCCGAGGCTGCTGCCGAGGCAACGCACGACGAGGCCGATGACGAGAGCCGTGACGCCGAGGCCGACGAGGCCGAGGTCGACCCCTATGAAGACTTCAAGCTCGAACTGCGCATGAAGCCGGGCAAGTGGTACGTCGTGCACTCGTACGCGGGCTTCGAGAAGCGCGTCAAGCAGAACATCGACAACCGCACCATCTCGATGAACATGGAAGAGAGCATCTTCGAGGTTCAGGTTCCGATGGAAGACGTCGTCGAGATCAAGAACGGTCAGCGCAAGCTCGTCACGCGCGTGCGGATTCCCAGCTACGTGCTCGTGCGCATGGAGCTGAACGAAGACAGCTGGTCGGTCGTGCGGCACACGCCGGGCGTCACGGGCTTCGTGGGCAACGCCCACAACCCGACCCCGTTGCGCTTCGACGAGGCCTTCCAGATGCTCAAGTCGACCGTGCAGATCGCGGAGGCTCCGGCCAAGGCGGGCGGCTCGAAGGGCGGCGGCCTCGCGGCTCGCGTCATTCCTGCCGAGATCGACTTCGAGGTCGGCGAGACCATCACCATCAAGGAGGGCTCGTTCGCCGGGCTCCCCGGCACGATCAGCGAGATCAAGCCCGAGAGCGGCAAGCTCACCGTGCTCGTCTCGCTCTTCGAGCGCGAGACCCCGGTCGAGCTGTCGTTCGACCAGGTCACCAAGCTCTAATACCGATAGATGACCGCGGCACGCAACGGGCGTGCAGGCGGGAGCGCAGCATCCACCTGGATGCTGCTCGACACGAAAGAAGAAGAAAAATGGCACCGAAGAAGAAGGTCACGGGTCTGATCAAGCTGCAGATCCAGGCCGGCGCCGCCAACCCCGCCCCGCCCATCGGGCCGGCGCTGGGTCAGCACGGCGTCAACATCATGGAGTTCTGCAAGGCCTACAACGCGGCGACCGAGTCGCAGCGCGGCAACGTCATCCCCGTCGAGATCACCGTCTACGAAGACCGTTCGTTCACGTTCATCTTGAAGACGCCGCCGGCCGCCGAGCTCATCAAGAAGGCTGCGGGCGTGCAGAAGGGGTCGTCGACTCCTCACACGGTCAAGGTCGCCAAGCTCACCAAAGAGCAGGTGCGCTCGATCGCCGAGCAGA
Coding sequences within:
- the nusG gene encoding transcription termination/antitermination protein NusG, with amino-acid sequence MTEKLPSELDLSTAAEQSSEEDEAQEGNTIDAQLHSADPAEHNAMHIEEESSEPDFEGLLDALEAAVDPEADSIVDDALDIDSADEAEAAAEATHDEADDESRDAEADEAEVDPYEDFKLELRMKPGKWYVVHSYAGFEKRVKQNIDNRTISMNMEESIFEVQVPMEDVVEIKNGQRKLVTRVRIPSYVLVRMELNEDSWSVVRHTPGVTGFVGNAHNPTPLRFDEAFQMLKSTVQIAEAPAKAGGSKGGGLAARVIPAEIDFEVGETITIKEGSFAGLPGTISEIKPESGKLTVLVSLFERETPVELSFDQVTKL
- the rplK gene encoding 50S ribosomal protein L11, encoding MAPKKKVTGLIKLQIQAGAANPAPPIGPALGQHGVNIMEFCKAYNAATESQRGNVIPVEITVYEDRSFTFILKTPPAAELIKKAAGVQKGSSTPHTVKVAKLTKEQVRSIAEQKQVDLNANDIEAAEKIIAGTARSMGITVEA